A region of Polynucleobacter sp. JS-Mosq-20-D10 DNA encodes the following proteins:
- a CDS encoding class II aldolase/adducin family protein, which yields MTNQTEEEVRINLAAAYRLAAMKGWDDGIYTHITASIPNEEDAYLINQFGLRFDEVLPENLVKVNLQGEIISGLGPVNKSGFAIHGAVHAARPDAACVLHLHVDSVIAISARKQGLLPLSQHALRFYGDIERHCYQGLALSVSEQAGLISALGDKKALLLENHGSIICGASIQQAFYLMDVLDKACKIQLLAGEVEGLIVPDPVICKMTYEQLCSDGDEEGQMEWPAYLGLLKK from the coding sequence ATGACGAATCAAACTGAGGAAGAAGTTCGAATCAATTTAGCTGCAGCGTATCGTCTCGCTGCGATGAAGGGGTGGGATGATGGTATTTATACCCATATTACAGCTTCTATTCCAAACGAAGAGGACGCTTATCTAATCAATCAATTTGGTTTGCGCTTTGACGAAGTGCTTCCAGAGAATTTAGTCAAGGTGAACCTTCAAGGAGAAATCATCTCGGGACTAGGGCCAGTGAATAAATCTGGTTTTGCCATTCATGGGGCGGTACATGCGGCCAGACCAGATGCGGCATGTGTACTGCATTTGCATGTTGATTCCGTCATTGCCATCTCTGCACGAAAGCAGGGTTTATTGCCACTATCGCAGCATGCCCTACGCTTTTATGGTGATATTGAAAGGCATTGCTATCAAGGGCTAGCCTTATCAGTGTCTGAGCAAGCGGGACTCATATCGGCTCTTGGAGATAAAAAAGCTTTATTGTTAGAAAATCACGGCAGCATCATCTGTGGAGCAAGTATTCAGCAGGCATTTTATTTGATGGACGTATTAGATAAAGCCTGCAAAATTCAACTATTGGCAGGTGAGGTAGAAGGATTGATAGTTCCCGATCCGGTAATTTGCAAGATGACTTATGAGCAATTATGCAGTGATGGTGATGAGGAAGGTCAGATGGAGTGGCCGGCTTATCTAGGTTTATTAAAAAAATAG
- a CDS encoding 4-oxalocrotonate tautomerase: protein MPLIQVQLFEGRSDEVKREYAKAITEAAVKIMGCSAESVDVIYQDVKKSNWATAGKLWSD from the coding sequence GTGCCATTAATTCAAGTTCAATTATTTGAGGGTCGCAGCGATGAGGTCAAGCGCGAGTACGCCAAGGCAATTACGGAAGCGGCGGTCAAAATTATGGGATGCAGTGCTGAATCAGTAGATGTTATTTATCAAGATGTTAAGAAATCAAATTGGGCGACTGCAGGCAAGTTATGGAGTGATTAA
- the rnr gene encoding ribonuclease R translates to MRKAKNLVPREADRLGTVQGHRDGFGFVIPDDGGEDIFLSEREMSRVMHSDRVNVRVLGTDRRGRPEGQIVDVILHANKVVIGRLLNENGVLIVAPEDKRIGHDILIPPKGQGNAKLGQVVSVEIIDYPDSYRQAVGRVVEVLGEIDDPGMEIEIAVRKYGVPHEFSAAAKKEADALPDTVQQSDLEGRVDLRDVPLVTIDGADARDFDDAVYCEPVMYGKSKAWRLIVAIADVSHYVKPGHPLDDEGLLRATSVYFPRRVIPMLPEKISNGLCSLNPDVDRLCMVCDSVVDQSGVVLAYQFYPAVMHSAQRFTYDTVWEILSNSKGPEATRFAQFRPLLTNLYSLYKILLDARQKRGAIEFETTETQIISNELGKILRIEPRLRNDAHRLIEECMLTANVCAADFIDKNKHLSLYRVHGEPSEEKLMTLRQVLRTSGLSLGGGEKPKPKDYAKLMREIKERPDANMLQSVVLRSMQQAMYQPDNEGHFGLAYPAYSHFTSPIRRYPDLLTHRVIKAILTKKPYTPVLPPTVPLNLTLPRKGKGRENAVNAKKSHSDAKEAASNGTRLPKLPKGANAAMPIWGQLGVHCSSNERRADEASRDVEAWLKCYYMRDHLGQEYAGTVTGVATFGLFIQLENLFVEGMIHVTELGGDYFQYDEARQELRGERTGIRYRLGDRVHVLVSRVDLDARKIEFSLVKSVGLEPGGTTNRRQIVLASDTGRPNKKASPKKGRPGSKEPQKHSGVNVNAAKSAGNLGANQSKNQAGRTASKVAKSGKPTRPAGKPTGTKPPVRSTKARRK, encoded by the coding sequence ATGCGTAAAGCAAAAAACTTGGTGCCACGAGAGGCTGACCGTTTGGGTACAGTCCAGGGTCACCGAGATGGATTTGGATTTGTCATCCCAGATGACGGTGGTGAAGATATTTTTCTTTCTGAAAGAGAAATGTCCCGCGTCATGCACTCAGATAGGGTAAATGTCAGAGTATTGGGAACAGATCGCCGCGGTCGTCCAGAGGGCCAGATCGTCGATGTCATTTTGCATGCCAATAAAGTAGTCATTGGGCGTCTCTTAAATGAGAATGGTGTTTTGATTGTTGCGCCGGAAGATAAGCGTATTGGTCACGATATTTTGATTCCACCAAAAGGTCAAGGTAACGCGAAATTAGGTCAGGTCGTCAGTGTCGAGATCATTGACTATCCAGATAGTTACCGTCAAGCCGTTGGTCGTGTTGTCGAGGTGCTGGGTGAAATCGATGATCCTGGCATGGAAATAGAAATCGCTGTCCGTAAATATGGCGTGCCCCACGAATTTTCAGCAGCCGCAAAAAAAGAAGCGGATGCCTTACCCGATACCGTTCAGCAATCTGATTTAGAAGGTCGCGTAGATTTGCGCGATGTTCCTTTGGTCACCATTGATGGTGCTGATGCTCGTGACTTTGATGATGCGGTGTATTGCGAGCCAGTTATGTACGGCAAGAGCAAGGCTTGGCGCCTGATTGTCGCGATTGCTGATGTATCTCATTATGTTAAGCCTGGACACCCTTTGGATGATGAGGGACTTCTACGTGCAACCTCAGTGTATTTCCCGAGACGGGTAATACCCATGCTGCCGGAAAAGATCTCGAATGGCCTTTGTTCATTGAACCCTGATGTTGATCGTTTGTGTATGGTGTGTGATTCGGTAGTAGATCAAAGTGGAGTAGTCTTGGCTTACCAGTTCTATCCTGCAGTCATGCATTCTGCGCAACGCTTTACATACGATACGGTCTGGGAGATTCTCTCAAACAGCAAAGGCCCTGAAGCAACACGCTTTGCGCAGTTCAGGCCTCTACTGACTAATCTCTACTCGCTATACAAAATTTTACTAGACGCACGTCAAAAGCGTGGTGCTATCGAGTTTGAAACTACCGAAACCCAAATTATTAGTAATGAGTTAGGTAAGATTTTGCGCATTGAACCTCGTCTGCGCAACGACGCACATCGCTTGATCGAAGAGTGTATGTTGACAGCAAACGTCTGCGCTGCTGATTTCATTGATAAAAATAAGCATCTCAGTCTCTATCGCGTTCACGGTGAACCTTCAGAGGAGAAGCTGATGACTTTGCGCCAAGTCTTGCGTACCTCTGGCTTGTCATTGGGCGGCGGTGAAAAGCCGAAGCCAAAAGACTATGCCAAACTCATGCGCGAAATCAAAGAGCGTCCCGATGCAAACATGCTGCAGTCGGTTGTTTTGCGCTCTATGCAGCAGGCAATGTACCAGCCTGATAACGAAGGCCACTTTGGTCTTGCGTATCCTGCATACTCACATTTCACAAGCCCGATTCGTCGTTATCCTGATCTCTTGACCCATCGCGTCATCAAAGCAATTCTTACCAAGAAACCTTACACGCCAGTATTGCCCCCAACGGTTCCGTTAAATCTCACTTTGCCACGCAAAGGCAAGGGTCGCGAAAATGCCGTGAATGCCAAGAAGTCTCATAGCGATGCAAAAGAGGCTGCATCTAATGGTACGCGTTTGCCTAAATTGCCTAAGGGCGCTAATGCGGCAATGCCTATTTGGGGTCAACTTGGTGTGCATTGCTCATCTAATGAGCGTCGTGCAGATGAGGCATCTCGTGATGTAGAGGCTTGGCTCAAGTGCTATTACATGCGCGATCATTTGGGTCAAGAATACGCTGGTACGGTTACTGGGGTAGCTACATTTGGTTTGTTTATACAACTGGAAAATCTCTTTGTTGAGGGCATGATCCATGTGACTGAACTGGGTGGTGATTATTTCCAGTACGATGAAGCCCGTCAAGAATTGCGTGGCGAGAGAACTGGCATTCGTTATCGCTTAGGTGATCGGGTGCACGTTTTAGTCAGTCGAGTTGATCTAGACGCACGTAAAATTGAATTTAGTCTGGTGAAATCTGTTGGCTTAGAGCCGGGCGGCACCACCAATCGCCGTCAAATTGTATTGGCTAGCGATACCGGTAGACCCAATAAAAAAGCTTCTCCCAAAAAAGGTCGCCCTGGCAGCAAAGAACCACAGAAGCATTCTGGTGTGAATGTGAATGCCGCCAAATCTGCAGGGAACCTTGGCGCAAACCAATCTAAGAATCAAGCTGGGCGCACTGCGAGTAAAGTTGCGAAGTCTGGAAAGCCCACAAGACCTGCCGGTAAACCTACAGGTACAAAACCACCCGTTCGCAGCACTAAAGCGCGTCGTAAATAA
- a CDS encoding dienelactone hydrolase family protein: protein MISFKRPDATLVEAYLIEPANPRNAPGVVVIQEWWGLDDEIKNIANRLAKAGYRALVPDLYRGKLALEANEAEHLMNDLNFGDAASQDIRGAVQYLKLTGSTKVAVTGFCMGGALTVLSAGLVPECDGTVVWYGYPPLEYVDATAIKKPMLAHWALHDDFFSIAGVDQLEEKLKAAGVTYDFQRYDAKHAFANPKSDARGLPPLQYNSVAADLAWDRTMTFLKTQLTP from the coding sequence ATGATTTCATTTAAGAGACCAGATGCCACTTTAGTAGAAGCCTATTTAATTGAGCCAGCCAACCCAAGAAATGCTCCTGGCGTAGTAGTGATTCAAGAGTGGTGGGGCCTTGATGATGAGATTAAGAATATTGCTAACCGTTTAGCAAAAGCAGGATATCGTGCCTTAGTTCCGGATCTGTACCGTGGCAAGCTCGCCTTGGAAGCAAATGAAGCTGAGCACCTCATGAATGATCTGAATTTTGGTGACGCTGCTAGCCAAGATATTCGTGGCGCTGTTCAGTACCTCAAGTTAACAGGTAGCACTAAAGTTGCTGTTACCGGGTTTTGTATGGGCGGGGCGCTCACAGTATTATCTGCTGGCCTTGTTCCGGAATGCGATGGAACAGTGGTTTGGTATGGTTACCCTCCGCTCGAGTATGTTGATGCAACGGCTATCAAAAAACCGATGTTGGCGCACTGGGCCCTGCATGATGATTTTTTCTCTATCGCTGGCGTAGATCAGCTGGAAGAAAAGCTGAAAGCAGCTGGAGTTACGTATGATTTCCAACGCTATGACGCTAAGCATGCTTTTGCAAATCCAAAGTCAGACGCTAGAGGTCTGCCACCATTGCAATACAACTCTGTAGCTGCAGATTTGGCTTGGGATCGCACGATGACTTTCTTAAAAACTCAGCTAACTCCATAA